The DNA region TATAAAACCGCTGAAATAATTCGATCATTTCCGAcatcattatttttcaattcaccCTCATTTTACAAACGCACAAATGGTGTGGCCTCTCTGACTATTTGCTGTTCGATGTTAATAAGCAATAATCCATAATAATAATGCCATAAAGGAGTTGTGTGAAAtacagttatttaatatttcccgtatggttttcttaaaattggccttggatattttataatacagtttaattactttaaacacATATACATATTAGTCTGCTTTGGTTGGCCAAAGAAATTCTAGAtccaaattataacaaaaaattaggaaaattaCATACCTGATGAGGATTCACAACacctagaaaataaaatattttaaaattatttaaaaaattataaaaagcaatattaaaatgattgctTATTAGAATTAgttcaattaaacattaaaaatatgagctgtactTCTTGAATTGGATTCCattatccattttttatttttccttggACAAAATtacagcaactttttacttaataGTATGTTAATGATTCAGTTCGATTCAGTCAATTATGTACCAGAagtcttttgtttattataattagttaatgATGGCTCGaattgctaaaatatttaacattttataaaatttctataatgaCCACCATTTATGAAACTACAAATAAACTAGGTgtataaaatacagaaatatcagtaataatcaataaataaaaattaaaagaaaaaaaaaatcacacaaatcacaataaaatatgtacaaaatcgTGGAATCAAATCCactgtatacaaacatatcggtgaatatttctagtattaaaaacaattgtgtTAGTTACAAATCAGAAAACTATATATTCAGCTGgtaactttttactaaatgtcattaatctctacaaaatccacaataatttttaactttataatatataccagTATATagaacaattttcaagatttggtaatgtggaaaaaaaaaaaataaaactagaatattaattttgatgtttacaattacaattttgattatgtaaatattcattaaatatttaataaaagttctataaatgtcaattttatattatataaattaatatcaaaatcgattgaaatatcattatatcttttatattaatcattttatattgcataaagtaatttaaacaaagtattaaaaatgtatacaaacatatcggtgaatatttcatgtattaataataattctgttagctacaaatcaaaaaactaaatattcggcTGGTACAAAGTGGAGCAACAACAAGTTTATACATTTGGTTAGAGCAGAGGGTTTTTAACGTACATACAAGACAgacaatacaaaaaattatatttatgttaataaaagcatttttcatttttttaacataataactaggacaaaaattatttgaattttaaaaaagtttctctACTTTCTGCCATTACTGTACGTTTTgtaggatttatattattttattgaataaatcatcttCAAAGGGAAGAAACACGGCACTCctgaaaaacaataataataataattaacatgaaaggTCAAGGtcttaatattgttgataataGTATTGTACAATAAGAAAACGTCCTAAtataaaaccaatttttttatagacaaGCAAATTGAAAGAACCAgtaaacgaaataaaaatgagtCATACAATAACAGGGTGTCTAGTAGATCAGAAACAATATGAAGAGTAATAgagtcattttaaataaagtacaaaatatgttgattgtttgatttaattaattaattaattaattaattgtaggtAAGGGAAAGATGATcttcaaaagtaaaaattataaatagcgAAAGTCGTATTAAGTCCTTTTTGGAAAAGAGTCAGGTACGATAAAAATTCTCACCGAGAtccttctaaaatatttgcataGTTTCGTTGTACAACAGTGACCTCATTATGAACAGCACGGCCATAATTTATGTGcgaataaatagttttacacGTGACCGGCAATTCGTGGGGGTGAACCTAGTCCAGTTTGCGGTACGGTCAAGTTTTATTGACCGCGAGACCCCGAAACGTTTTCGATAACTCAATTGAGTTATCCCCCCGTGAGAGGGACGACTATTGGGGACGGGCGCGCCGTCCAAAATACCACCAATTAGTCTGATTTTGACAGTTATGTTGGCAGAATAGCTAAGTCGGCCCGATCGCACTTCCGTTTCGCGGCGATCGTCTGCATACGACACGAGACCTCGAAACCGTTCCCAACTTCGAGGAACACAATTAACAATTGTATTGGCCGTGTTTGTTGCGAGTACAGGGCACTAATGCCACCTGACAAGCTTATCGACGGCGCCGCGCCTCTGGCATTACGGCACCCATAATTTCCACATCCAGATCCCTCGGATTTACACTCAATTCATGACCGGTTGTCACAGCGTATCAGACCGAACGTAGTCATATTTATTGCATCAATCCGAACGTCCCGATAATCAACGTTACGTCGTAACTTCTCAACTAGCTAACAACTATCTGAGTGTTGCCTCTTACGACTACGCAGATTATCTTTTTGCTATGAAAACAAaacttgtgtgtgtgtgtgtgtgtgtgtgtgtaggCAAGGGGGTGAGGACGCAAAACGCGAAATTCAATCAGTGACATGATTGTTTGGTGTCTAGTTGCCGCTCACTATTTGCTAATGTCTAATCCAAAACACGTGCGAAATAGGGCTTTTGATGGTGGTTAACTTACCATGCAAACACCGTAGGAACAGCCAGCATCTCGCTACGTaccatttgaatatattaattaagggGTGGTGCAAAATCATGCTTTAATTCTCTTACATATGCATGGACGTATCATGCATATTTATGGATTTGCGTATGTTTCGCTTTAATAATCGTTGCCGTAACTAAGATATCGGGCTCTTACTCTTTTATTTGGCAGACAATTAAATGGTGGCTTTGTTGGATTActcgtaaaatatttaaagttctgtTTTGATCGATATAAAAtagattggatttttattaCGCTTTACAAATGGCACCTTGGCCGTTTATTTTTCTGAGAATTTTAGTGGATGTAATAATTCCTCGACAATTTCGTTTAATGCTTTCCGTTATTGTATTGTTTGCTTTAAAGCCCTCTCGATCTATTTATGGATAGGTCTTATATCCGAAAcgggaaaatgtaaaattgcaacgatataatcaattttatcgcTGCATTTTTATAACTCTACATATTTGGATTGAAATTATCTCCTTAATCACCCAGTTGATGAGCGAATTGTGAATGATGTTATGTCAATTATGCCCATCAATACTATATTGACAATTCTTTACGTCTAGCAGATACGTGTTATCTACTGTTTgctaacattaaataatattatcagtTCCGAACACCTTATATCTCTGTAACACCACACATTAATACACCAGTTATCCGGTATGATTCAGTAATGATGAATATGatggaaataaaaagtttagcCGAGTTAATGACTGAGTATTTAGGGAAGCACACATCTATTAAATGCTACACAATCGAACAATTCAATTGCAGAAGCGGGGGCAGTGAAATAGTGAAACTCATCATCCACGTTACCAACAACATAACTAAATGCGAACAAACAATACATACAGTTGCCAAGTTCCCTCCCAAAAATGAGTCCACCAGAAAGATTTTTAACACCGAagtcacatttaaaaatgaaatcgaGTTCTACAGAACAGTTATACCAAAACTTAGGCGGTTTTTTGAAGAACACGGACTTGAACCGCCAAATTTTTTTCCCGACTTTGTTGCTGGACGAGTGAGTTTCAATGGTGAAAATGTGGACGACGATGCCGTTTTAATACTAGaggatttaaataaacaggaTTATTACGTTAATAACTGCGAAGACGGTTTTGATTTGATTCAAACTAAATcgatattagaaaatttgtcTCAACTACATGCAGTTGGAATTGCTATGAGGGAACAAAAACCTGAAGAATTTGAACATTTCATTCGACCATATTTAAATGGAATTACTTTTGGGAGCAATATGGAAGAAggaaatctattaaaaagtGAAGTCAAGTTATACTTGTCattgttaaatgaaaataatgacCTAAAAAATTGGTCAAGTGAATTGTGTGAACATCTCCAAGTAAATAACATGCGTCGTATCAAAGAAGATGAGTCTTATACAATTGTACACGGAGATTTATGGATGAACAACATAATGCTTAAATcaggaaataaaaaagtgattggaattaaaattgttgattatcaAGTTTGTCAATTTCAATCTCCCCTTGACGATTTGATCTTTTTCCTAATGATGAGTGTACAAAACGAAATACTCAACAACCACTTCGATgatttgttacaattttattacaagaaTTTTACCAGAACGTTACAAAAGTTAAAATGTACAACAAATTTTTCTATAGGATGGTTTGAACACGAATTAAAGAACGTCAgcaaaagacaattttttcatagtgTTCTAATGTTGCGTCCTATTTTTATGCCGAAAGGCAAAGGTAGGGAACCAACGGTAAAATTGAGGCAGAAATTTTACTGCATAATGcagaattacataaaaaaagacTGGTTAAAGTAATctagtaataaatttctttaaaatatttaaaaatacaatattttaaaactaattgtttttgatttttctaCTTCTTTAAGGATTTCCCATACGTCCTTTAGGTCCTTCGTTCTTGACTTATTCATAAATACCCatataatagttaatatatgatatataattcTGTTTTTCAGGGAACCAGCGGTAAAATTCagccataaattttattgcataaaGCAAAATTACATAAGAAAAGACTGGTTAAGGTAATGCAAACACATACCACTAGAACcacatttcaacaaaaataaatttctttaaaatatttaaaaatacaatattttaaaactaattgtttttaatttttctacttcTTCAAGGATTTCCCATCTGTCCTTTAGGTCCTTCGTTCTTGACTTATCCATAAATACCATAATGACTAAAAAATGATACataattctgttttatttataaaaagtcatattaaagtttattcagtctagtaataaaattaatggaagCAAATTAACTGTAGTTTGATGTAGACAAATTTCAACTTcacaaacaacatttttactaTTCATTCATTACTATGATTAAAATGGCAAAAGGTTCTATTATTATCATCAAAATTCTCTTGTTTATTAATGTTCAAAGTTCCACGTTTGATCCTTAAaagattacttgttttatgttatatgattttagatatttaattaactaattaattactataaaatattaatcttaatgtcactatcatttttgttttctataaaaacataatataaacttactacgtgataaaaaattgaaaaaactacGTTATCTAACTTCGTATATAAACGAGTGTTGCACAAACTATCACAATTAGTCAGAGCAAAACGATCGATGAACATGTACGAGATAGTCAATTTAGAAAGTCTAATTGAAGAGTATCTCGGCCCGGACCGGGAATTCTTAGAATATGTATCAACAAACTTAAACGAACCGGGTGAAAACTACGGCAGCCTGATGCTAAAAGTGGAAATCAAAGTAAGGAACAAAACCACCAACGAAGAGGAAACGATATCTGCCGTTGCCAAGACCCCACCAACCGATGAAATTATACAACAAATATTCAACACTAAAGTGACGTTCAAAAACGAAATCGCCTTCTATAAAACGGTGATTCCAACCCTCCAAAACTTAAGAAAAGTGCACAACATCGAACCGGCAACATATTTCCCAGAATTCGTGGGTGcccgtttaaatttaaacggcACCGAACAAGTGGATTCGGACGCGGTGCTGCTGTTGGAGAACCTGACCATCAAAGGATTCACCAGCCTCAGCAGACACGAAGGATACTCTTTGCAGGCGGCCAAATTGGTTTTGAAAGATTTGGCCGATTTTCACGGGAACGCCATCGCTCTTCGTTCACAAAAACCGCaggagtttaaaaataaaatagagccGTATTTGGATGGCGTGTTTTTCGAAGGTCAACACTccgatgaaaatttaataaaccaaaCTCTGGAACAAGCCGTCGTATTGATGAAAGAAAAAGGTTTGGTCCATCTTATACCTAAAGTTACCGAAATATTGAGTAGTAAAGTTTTACGTACTGTAAGGGGGCCGTTCACCACAATTAGTCACACCGATTTGTGGATTAATAACACCATGTTAAGACAACATGATGGTGTACCAGTTGAGATAAAATTAGTCGACTTTCAAGTGTGCAGGTATCAAACTCCAGCCGACGATCTTTTGTTTTTCCTATTTACTAGTGTACAAGATGATGTTTTGGATaaaaatttggatattttGATTCGGTATTACTATGACCAATTACTTgtgactttaaaaaaattcaattgtgAACTAGATGTATTCAGTTGGGAAGCTTTTGAGGAAGAACTGTTATACAGTAAGGACTTGCAGTTCTGGCATTGCGCTTGGATGTATTATCCGATATTTATGGATAAAGGAGCGACACTAGAATTAGAAGAACACAAATTTGAAATGAGTGCAAGACACAAGGAgaagctttattttttaataaaacaatttgagaAGAAAGGCTggctaatataataataaaaaatatgtaaatactaGATACTACTTACGTTAactgtataataaacaatgctaaatacatgtttaattaaaaaataatgtttgatttttatatcttatctCTAAAAGTGTGTCCCTTCATTCTGTTACGTGATTTTCCATTAAATGAGTCGATATTAGATAAAGTTTAGTCCAATTTATATTATCCattatagatattaaatatacaaattatttaaatgaaaatgccatttattacattattgcttaattaaacttaattaaaccaCTCATGAGGACTTGAATAactttaagaaattttgattattggtcaatattaataattaattaatattcatatatatatatatatatatatatatatattttgcttaaaagtaataataattcatattttaactgAATCACAACtaacattttgttaatttaactagtactagaaacattaaaaaaaataggcaCTGAACTAATTTGAAATTAGCAGAACCCATTAGAAtagaatatcaaaattgtgacgTACTGTATACTTACTACACGACGTTGCATGTTCCCCCACATCGGCTGATAAGTTATAAATACATCACTTTAAGCGTCGCGATACTTATTGTTAGTGTGAGTAGTGACGAATCACCACAATGTTTACAATCGAAAATTTGGAGGATCTTATCAAGGATTACTTAGGAGACAACCGAGAATTTATCGACTACACTGCTATCAACCTAAATGAACCTGGCGAAAACTATGGCAGCTTGATGTTGAGTTTGGATATCAAAGTCAAAAACAAGAAAACCAACGAGGAAGAAACCATCAGAGCGGTCGCCAAAACCCCACCAACCGACGAGTTcgcacaaaaaatattcaacacaCAAGTGACCTTCAAAAATGAAATCGGATTTTATAGTGTTATCTTCCCTTTCTTGCAAAAATTCCAGAGGGAGCACAGCATCGAACCGTCCACGTATTTTCCTGATTACATCGGCTCCAGGTTGAATCTTCATGGAGGCGACAAAGTCGAAGCTAGTGCTGTCTTAATTCTGGAAAACTTGACAGAAAAGGGCTTCACCATGGGCAACAGATTTAAGGGATTCAACCTGAACACCGTTAAGTTAATCCTTAAAGACTTGGCCAATTTCCATGCAACCATGATAGCCATTAAGCTGCAAAAACCCAACGAATTCGAGACGTTAGTGAAACCTTACTTGGACGGAGTGGTTTTCGAAGGCGAAAATGCGGATGACAATTTCATCCAATCAGTGTGCAAAGACTCAACTGAAATGCTTAAAAATCACAAAGACATAGTCCATTTAACCGACAAGCTGATACAGAAAGTTAAGTCACAAGAAAGACGGGAAGTTAGGGAACCGTTCGCAACGGTAGTTCACACGGATCTTTGGGTCAACAACACCATGCTGAGATTCAACGACGACCAAcctgtagaaaataaattcatagacTTCCAAGTAACTCGCTACCAAACACCCGCGGACGACTTACTATTTCTCCTCTTCTCCAGCGTGGAGGATGAAGTTTTGACTCAACATTACGACAGCCTGATCAAGTATTACCACCAGCAGTTCATCACAATTCTGGACGCCCTCAAAGTCGACACCTCAAAGTTCTCTTGGGAAGCCTTCCAAGAAGAGATAAACCACTCCGTGGACGCGCAAATCGGCCACGTAACCTGCATGTTGTTCCCGATTCTCATGGATAAGTCCAAAGCGAAAGAATTTGAATTCGAGAAGGAGCGTCCTTTCGAACCTTCGGAGCGACACATGGAGAAACTGCCACTTCTTGTACGACTGTTTGACAAGCATGGTTGGCTCAACTAAAACCaaacacattatttttaattgcacaATAGTTACAGTGCCTAGCTCAATTTTTGACCTTGAGATATAAATGAACAAACAAacctttttgatattttatgtagtacgttttatctcaatttataataatgagataaatttttgttgattatttgtttgataaaatgtTGTTACCTACTTGAAACAAAGAATTATGCTAGTTACTACTTTTAACGTGctcttacattttatttattttcgtgttggtaattttattttataatattgtattcataaataaacattaaataaatatgcaatcatttatattaaactgttttaatttaatatgtggaAGGGAAACACAATTtcagaaatatcaaattacacAATATTGTGTTACTGATaaccaatttttatgtttaacaaTTTGACATGTCCTTGAAATAGaaataccataaataattgtgaccaaagatttaatacttaaaatatattaataatgattatttaatacaatacaataatttttactgcataattgttaaattatataaattgtacagCATACCATATGccaaaattttgtatactgtatactgtacaaattagttcataaaattagttatataaATGGACAattatgcaataaaaattttgtaataaataatcattatttgtatgtgaatttttaaaccacacacatcgTAAATTGTCGATCGTGACTTCAGCAATACGAACGATGCTGGATGCATCAAAATCTGCGAGTCATGGTTCAAACTTCTATACCGGGAACCTTTACGTCAATTTACAGAgatgaatttgattaatttcattCGTTACACTtttcttaaacattttcatcacaataaattattattttgataaaggttttcgatttaattaattaataccttTGCTGTTTGTGATAAAAGTAAgaaattgttgaataaaataatcatagaCAAATGTGGGTCAAGACATTTcaaggtaatttaaattaacagtaaCGCAACTCAATTTTTGtatgttatttgtttaaaaaataatgtcaataTTATACAGTTGATTAGGTAAAATCTGTTAATTATGAAACCcttcagttaaataaataattactcatCTGATATGACTAGGTCTGAATCCAACTCTGACATACCATAATTTACGACAAACTTGACGAAACCAGGAGACAATTACGGCAGTACTATGTCCGCTGTCGATATAAATGCAGTGGCAAAGACTCCATCAAAAAACCTTCAACAACGAAATGTAATTCTACAAGACTTGCCTTTACAGCAGAATTTCCAAAAATGACCGATTATGTACCAGAATTGTCAAACTCCATGTGTAGATGTTACATTCTTTTAACAAGCACGGAAGATGTCgtattaaacaaacatttcgATGAATTAATCAAACATTATGTCAACATAACATGTCACTATTTTCATGGGACGTTTTCCAAGattaataagattattaaatattattttgtttattttttcaccCAAACTGTCAAACTTTTTTTCCTTTGTAGAGaaaaaaacatcaaagaattaataattctgttaatatataattttatgttaattttgattaaatattatattatttattttttcatccaACCTTTCAACCATTTTTCCTTTGTAGAGAAAAAAACATCACGgaattaataattctgttaatataaattttgattaaattattaattattgtgaatatagttataatttgttaaattttcattttttttttattttattaaatttaagttttagttTTCTCTTAGCTAACCTAATCTACTCAAAACTTATTTAACATGACCTACTCTAACCTtatttaacctaacctaatgtatttggatattattaaaatttattaaattatcattctgttatttttatttaaattaaaaatagatttagatATATATGTAATGTGTTATATTACGTTGtatattaaactatatttcaggtaaattttgttaattaaatacaaagtgTGTATctgattatttactttatttttaaaaaaactatttttatattcactaaAGTGGctaaaacctaacctaatctaacctaatttaatttaactttttatttgttttttttttattttattaatttttagtttttttaactaaacctaacataatatttatttattttgaggtGAGACTTTTATTAtggaattaataattctatttttataatgtctgtttctgttatttttatttaatttaacactaaTTTACATACGTAATGAGTTATATTAcgttatatattataactatatttcagataaattttgaaataattaatatttgttaattaaataaaaacagtgtATCTGATAATTTgcttaatgtttaaaaattttaattttaattcactaAAGTGGCTAAAATTCAACATAgtctaacttaatttaacttaacttTTTGTTGAGAAAATTTAaggtcaaatttaataatttgttttttttatataaccaGTCGTCAgtcacttaattttatacgaattgttaataattatagatatcttcttttattaaattcaattgttagtttttttaactaaactaATCTACTCtaacattatttaacttattagcTTTCATAACCTAATATAATGTAAgctagataaaaataatggtaataaagatatatatacccaacgtttaatttaatttgacttaATGTCGGTTTATGCATTTAATTCTCCAATGTTGACAAACAGAAGAGAACGTAATCGaaattcaatgaaattataatttctattttatactgTCCATTACTAtcacattattatataaatcgaTGTTTAATCCGGTACTTATGACATATTTGTGGTATCATtacagataattaattttttctcgtcatataaataaaaattgcaataaatatattttagctaTTAgtcaaagttttatttatgttaacatATCTTAGAGTTCAAGTAAATTCAAGTTGAGATATTATCTTCTATCTTTTCCTGGACTGCTATATATATTGTGAGtgtataattagtatattacagtattatttcatttaacctGCAATTTAGTTTACGTCTAATTAAACGCTGGATAGATAAAATTCGTTTATCATTGTTTTTCATCAGGAGGAAAGTTACTACACTGAAGTGgactatgttaaatataaatagaaaaacgacaacgagttatttttaaataattatttacaacctGCCACATTATAAACCAATGggcaacaaactttttgtttaCTATATCGTAAACATAAACCTTGTGTCTACCACTTAAACGAAAGGTCAATAAAGCAGCcagataaaattgttaaataatccGACTCTGGTACCAATGAGATAATTTGTTGGAATAAATTCCCCTTCGCATGACTATATAAATCGCATCATTTGTTACTATGTTAGTATTTGCAAAACTATCATGATGATATCGATAGAGAGGCTTGACGAACTAGTCGAAAAATGTATTGGtgaaaacaaaacaatcacTAGTTACACAACCAGGAGTTTAACAAAACCTGGTGACAATTATGGAAGTGTTATGCTTGCAGTTGACATAAAAGTGAAAGGTGATGGCGAAGAACAAGTCGTACATACAGTGGCCAAAACTCCACCAACTACAGAAATCcaacagaaaatatttaacacatcCGTAACCTTCAAAAACGAAATCGAATTCTATCGGACTATCATACCAATTTTTAAGAGCTTGCAATCGGAATACGGCGTCGAAAAGATCGATTATGTGCCAGAATTTGTCGGGGCACGCTTCAATCTGACGAATGAAGACGCCATTGATTCGAACGCCGTTTTAATGTTGGACAATTTGGTAGTGAAAAAGTTCGGAACGGAAAATCGACAAATAGGATTCGATTTCGAGACATCTAAGCGGATTGTCAAACACATTGCCAACTTCCATGCCGTAGCTTTggccttaaaattaaaaaaaccagAAGTGTTTGAATCTCGTGTTAAGCCTTTCGTGGACGGATTCACGGATGAGGAAACCAAAGAAAGCGACGCCATGAAGAACGTTGTTAAAGATTACAGTGAACTTTTGATTAATGACGACAAATACaaacatgtaataaaaaaaattgaaaaactattCGGCAATAGAGATGCAAGGGAAGTTAGAGAACCGTTTGCTACGATTGTCCATGCAGATTTATGGGTGAACAATATTATGACGAAAAGACCGCTTGAGGTGATGATTCTTGACTTCCAAGTGCTGCGGTATCAGACACCCTGTGACgatttactatttttcttactttcTAGCACACAAGATTATGTGCTGAAGGAACATTTCGAGGATCTTATAAGTTATTACTACAAAGAGTTGATAGACAACTTGGAAAAGTTTGAGTGCGACACAACACCATTTTCATGGGAAGCATTCCAGGAAGAAATAAGGCATGCCAAAGACGAACAGTTTTTGCACGTCTTATGGATGATGTATCCAATTTTCATTGATGAAGAAACTGTTAAGGATTTTTCTTTCGATGACACACCGAAGTTTACAATAGCCG from Aethina tumida isolate Nest 87 chromosome 1, icAetTumi1.1, whole genome shotgun sequence includes:
- the LOC109600127 gene encoding uncharacterized protein LOC109600127 yields the protein MFTIENLEDLIKDYLGDNREFIDYTAINLNEPGENYGSLMLSLDIKVKNKKTNEEETIRAVAKTPPTDEFAQKIFNTQVTFKNEIGFYSVIFPFLQKFQREHSIEPSTYFPDYIGSRLNLHGGDKVEASAVLILENLTEKGFTMGNRFKGFNLNTVKLILKDLANFHATMIAIKLQKPNEFETLVKPYLDGVVFEGENADDNFIQSVCKDSTEMLKNHKDIVHLTDKLIQKVKSQERREVREPFATVVHTDLWVNNTMLRFNDDQPVENKFIDFQVTRYQTPADDLLFLLFSSVEDEVLTQHYDSLIKYYHQQFITILDALKVDTSKFSWEAFQEEINHSVDAQIGHVTCMLFPILMDKSKAKEFEFEKERPFEPSERHMEKLPLLVRLFDKHGWLNYICKTIMMISIERLDELVEKCIGENKTITSYTTRSLTKPGDNYGSVMLAVDIKVKGDGEEQVVHTVAKTPPTTEIQQKIFNTSVTFKNEIEFYRTIIPIFKSLQSEYGVEKIDYVPEFVGARFNLTNEDAIDSNAVLMLDNLVVKKFGTENRQIGFDFETSKRIVKHIANFHAVALALKLKKPEVFESRVKPFVDGFTDEETKESDAMKNVVKDYSELLINDDKYKHVIKKIEKLFGNRDAREVREPFATIVHADLWVNNIMTKRPLEVMILDFQVLRYQTPCDDLLFFLLSSTQDYVLKEHFEDLISYYYKELIDNLEKFECDTTPFSWEAFQEEIRHAKDEQFLHVLWMMYPIFIDEETVKDFSFDDTPKFTIADRQRERFMLILDKYWDKNWLNDCC
- the LOC126265934 gene encoding uncharacterized protein LOC126265934, translating into MTEYLGKHTSIKCYTIEQFNCRSGGSEIVKLIIHVTNNITKCEQTIHTVAKFPPKNESTRKIFNTEVTFKNEIEFYRTVIPKLRRFFEEHGLEPPNFFPDFVAGRVSFNGENVDDDAVLILEDLNKQDYYVNNCEDGFDLIQTKSILENLSQLHAVGIAMREQKPEEFEHFIRPYLNGITFGSNMEEGNLLKSEVKLYLSLLNENNDLKNWSSELCEHLQVNNMRRIKEDESYTIVHGDLWMNNIMLKSGNKKVIGIKIVDYQVCQFQSPLDDLIFFLMMSVQNEILNNHFDDLLQFYYKNFTRTLQKLKCTTNFSIGWFEHELKNVSKRQFFHSVLMLRPIFMPKGKGREPTVKLRQKFYCIMQNYIKKDWLK
- the LOC109600126 gene encoding uncharacterized protein LOC109600126 — its product is MNMYEIVNLESLIEEYLGPDREFLEYVSTNLNEPGENYGSLMLKVEIKVRNKTTNEEETISAVAKTPPTDEIIQQIFNTKVTFKNEIAFYKTVIPTLQNLRKVHNIEPATYFPEFVGARLNLNGTEQVDSDAVLLLENLTIKGFTSLSRHEGYSLQAAKLVLKDLADFHGNAIALRSQKPQEFKNKIEPYLDGVFFEGQHSDENLINQTLEQAVVLMKEKGLVHLIPKVTEILSSKVLRTVRGPFTTISHTDLWINNTMLRQHDGVPVEIKLVDFQVCRYQTPADDLLFFLFTSVQDDVLDKNLDILIRYYYDQLLVTLKKFNCELDVFSWEAFEEELLYSKDLQFWHCAWMYYPIFMDKGATLELEEHKFEMSARHKEKLYFLIKQFEKKGWLI